CAGGGAGGAACCAGGTGCACCAAAGTCAGGGAACCGGGTTCACCAGTAGAGGCGGTCGAGGGTGACGTTGCCGCCGCTGAGAACGACGCCGACGGTGGAAAGACCCGGCAAGGCACGGAAGGCTTCGCTGAGGACCACCGCCGCCGGCACCGCCCCGCTCGGTTCCACGATCAACTTGAGGCGTTCCCAAAGGAAGCGCATGGCCGCCCGGATTTCATCGTCGCCGACCGTGAAGACCCGCTCGACCCGGTCACGGATGACCGGCCAGGTGAGCTGCCCGGTGCTGGTGAGCAAGCCATCGGCGATGGATTGGGGCTGGAGCTGCGGCAGCCATTGACCGGCGGCCTTGGACCGGGCTGCGTCATCCGCCCCCGCCGGTTCCGCCCCGAAGATACGCATCGAAGGACGTACCCCCTGCGCGGCAATGGTGCAGCCAGCGATCAACCCGCCGCCACCGATCGGAATCACCAGCGCCTCCAGCTCCGGGGCTTGTTCCAAAAATTCCAGTGCGACCGTTCCCTGACCGGCGATGACATCGGGATGGTCGAACGGCGGGATGAGCACGGCTCCGGTGCTCGCCGCGATGCGCGCCGCCGCTTCCTCACGGGCTGCCAGGGTCGGTTCGCACAACGTGATCTGCCCGCCATAATCGGCGACCGCTTGGCGCTTGACTAGCGGGGCGGTATGGGGCATGACGATATAGGCGGGGATGCCGCGTTGCCGGGCCGCCAGGGCTAGCGCCTGGGCATGATTGCCGCTGGAGTGCGTCACCACCCCGCGCCGGGCCGCCGCTTCGGGCAAGAGCCGCACCGCATTGGACGCCCCCCGAAACTTGAACGCCCCGACCTTTTGAAGGTTCTCGCACTTGAAGAGAACGCGCCGGCCCGCCCGTTGATCGAAACTGCGCGAATGCATCACCGGTGTGCGATGCACCACCCCGTGCAGGCGGTTCGCCGCCGCTTGCACCGCGGCCAGATCGCAGGCATACTCCCCGCTCATGATGTTGCCCGACTACCCGTATATAGCAAACTCATGATCCCACCTTGGCCCCCGTTCCGCCCTCCCCGTCCGCTGTTCCGTATCGATCTGCTGTTCCGTATCGACATGGTGCTACACGGCGCTGGGCCTACCCCATCCCTAAAACTTTTACACCGGCGTGGTGGTCGGGGACTGCCCCGCCGGCTGTTCCGCGGAGAGATCACTAGGCCGGTCCGCAATCCGCTCGGAGGTACGCTCACCAGGCCGCTCAGAGGAACGCTCGGCAGCCTGCTCTACGGTCGAGGCCACCGATCGCTCACTGGTCCGTTCGGCCGGGGAGGCTGTCAAGGGAAGCGCCCGCGGCAGGGTCACCCGGAAGGTCGTACCCTTGCCGACCGTACTACTGGCGCGCACCTGGCCTTTCATCGCCTGGACCAAGTGCTTGACGATAGCTAATCCTAAGCCGGTGCCGCCGACGGCGCGGCTGCGGGCCTTGTCCACCCGGTAGAACCGCTCGAAGACTCGCGGCAGGTCCGCCGCCGGGATACCGACACCCGTATCTTCCACCTCAAAGCTGACGGTATCCGCCGTGCCACTCCAGCGAATGGTGATGCGGCCGCCGTTGGGAGTATATTTGATGGCATTGTCCACGAGGTTGTCCAGTATCTGGCGCAAGGCGTCGGGGTCCGCCCAGACCGCGAGATCGGCGGGACCGTCCTTGGGCGGCTTTTCCACCAAAGTCAACGTCTTGCTCTCCGCGCGGGGATGGTGCCGCTCCAGGCATTCGCTGATCGCCCGCTCCAGGGGGATGGCTTGCGGTTCTAAGCGCAGATGCCCCGACTCGATCCGCGCCAGGCTGAGTAGGTCCTTGATCAGTTCTTCGAGCCGGTCGGCTTCGCGGACAATCTGCTGGAGGAACAGATGCCGGGATTCCGGTTCTTCCGCCGCTCCGTCCACCAGGGTTTCGACGCTGGATTTGATGACGGCCAAGGGGGTTTTCAACTCGTGGGAAACGTTGGCGACGAAATCCTGGCGCAAGCGCTCCGCCTGACGCAGCTCGGTGGTATCGTGCAGGACAATCACCGCGCCAGGCATGCCGTGGCCCTGAAAGCGGGAGACGTACACTCCCAGGCTCCGCGGCGGCGGACCTTTCCATTCCAGCTCCTCGCGGTACGGCTCGCTAGCCGCCAAACCCTTATGGATGATCTCCAGCAGCCCCGGCTGGCGCAACGCCTGCTCCAGGGATTGGTGCACCACGGCTTTGCGATCGAAACCCAGGAGTTCCCCGGCTCGCTGATTGGCGAAGACGATCCGGTGCTGCTCGTCGATGGCCACCACGCCTTCGACCATGCCGGAGAGAATAGCGCGGAGCTGTTCCCGGTCGTGTTCCAGCAAGTTGAAGGTTTCCGCCAAACGGCGGCTCATGGCGTTGAAGGCCTCGGCCAAGGCGGCCAATTCCCGCGGTCCCCGGCTGCGAATCTGATGCTGAAAATCGCCGGCGGCGATCCGCCGGGCGCCATCCATTAGGGCCTGCAACGGGCGGGTGAAACGCCGGGCCAGCAGATAGGCCGCGCCGGCCGCCAGACCCAGCACCACCACGACGATCGCCGCCACTTCCTGCACCGACTCGTAAAACAAAACTTCCGCCCGCTGATATAAAGCAATACCCACCAAACCCACCACCGCGGCGACCAGCAACAGATAGGTGGCGAACAGGCGCCAGAACATGCCGCCCTTTCCTCCCCAAGGACTAGCTTCCCCTCCCGAAGTTTCCTCTTCGGTCCTTCGGCTGTCCTCGTTACTCCCCCGTCCTGGTTATCATACCGCGGAAAAAATGGGCTGGCCCCGAAGCGGACGCGAACCCGCTCCTTATACCGAACCCGCTCCTCACACCGAACGGGGTCTGACACCGGACGTGCCAGCCGAAGCCAGCCGTGAGCGTAGGGCTGCTATCCTCTCCAGCAGACCAAGCGTCCAGGTTTCGAGCCGAGGAGCGGGTCTTCAACACCGGCTAGAGACGGCGAGCGCTCAATGGCGGAAGAGAAACTCGCGCGTGTTGATGATGGCCCAGAGCACATCCTCCCAGGCCTTGCGGCGATCGGGATTTTTGCGCAGGTGTTCCTGGACCTTGCTCCGTTCCTCCGCCGTGGGCAGGCGGCAGTAGGCGGCCAGGTACAGCTCATCGAGAATGGCCTCATCGCTGGCATTGGCGGCCAGCAGCTTGCCCAAGCGGTTATTGGGATTCCGCACCTTTTCGTTGACGGTCGGCCCGTTGATCAGTTGCAGCGCTTGGCCCAAGTTCCCTTCGCTTTCCCGTTCGCATTCGCAGGCCAGTTCCCGCGCCGGCTGGCCGAAGGCCTTGAGGAATGGATGGTTCACTTCGCCATCCGGCAGTTGCACGGCGCGCGTCCCCAGGGGCAGGCCGGCGAACTTCTCCGGCACGCCGGTCAGGTCGCACAGGGCGTCCAGGAGTTGCTCTGCCGTCAGCAGTTTTGTCACCGCCTTGGAGAAGTATTTGTCGTCATCGGCGTTGAACTCGTTGGGCTGGGCCGACAACTGGTAGGTCCGGGACTTCAGAATGGTGCGGATCAGGTGTTTGAGGTCGTATTTGTGGGCGGCGAAATCGGCAGCCAGTGCTCGGAGCAGCTCGTCATTGCTGGGGGGATTGGAGTCGCGGAAGTCGTCCACGGGATCGACGATCCCCTTGCCCATGAGGTGGAACCAGACGCGGTTGACGACGGAGCGGGCGAAGAAGGGGTTATCGGGAGCGGTGAGCCAGGCGGCTAGGAGGTCGCGGCGGTCCTGGCTGGGGTCCACCTCCTTTTCGCCGGCGCCGAGGAAGCGCGGCTTCATGACCCGTCCACTGCGCGGTTGTGTCACTTCCCCCGACCGCTCGACATAAACCACTTCCGCCGCTGGAGGGCCATTGGGCCGGCTGCCAAGCACCGGTTCCGGCCGCAATTTCACGCGGGCAAACCAGGCCGCAAAACCGTAGTAATCGTCCTGCGTCCAGCGCTCGAAGGGATGATTGTGGCACTTGGCGCACTGGAGGCGGATGCCGAAGAACAACTGAGCTGTGGTCTCGGCCAGGCTTTGCGGATCGCGGGCCACTCGGTAGTAGTTGGCCGGCGGATGGCTGAAGGTATTCCCCGTGGCGGTGAGCAGCTCCCGGACCACTTCATCCCAGGGGGTATTGCGCAAGAGGTGGCCGCGCAGCCAGGCTTGCAACCCTTGGCTGCCCTTGAGTTGGATCGTCTTGCGGCTGCTGCGGAGCACATCCGCCCATTTGAGCGCCCAGAAGTCCGCGAATTCCGGCATCTCCAGAAGCTGGTCGATCAGCTTCTCCCGCTTGCGCGGGTCGCGATCCTGGAGGAAGGCTTGAGTTTCCGCCACCGTGGGCAGTCGGCCGAGCACATCAAGGTAGACCCGGCGGACAAAGTCCCCATCGCGGCTTAGCTCCGAAGGCGCCAGGTTCATCTGCCGCAGCTTGGCGTACACATGCTTATCGATGAAATTGTGCTCCGGCGGGTTGGGCCAGCGGAATCCCTCCTTCGGTTCCAGATAGGTCAGGCGGACGGAGACGAGTTGGTCGAGATAGCGGACGAGGATGGCCACTTCCCCGCCGCGTTTGAATTCGACCAGGCCGTTCGGAGAGACCTCCGCAATCGACGGGTCACTGCTGGAGTAGTTGCTCAAGCGGGTGACGTCGCGCTGGTGGCCATCGGCGAAGCGGGCCAGGACGGCCAGTTGCTGCCAGCGGGCCGGCGCCGTCTGGACGCGCGGTCCCGGTTGCACCCGCACCTCCTGCAAGGGGGGCAGGTTCGCCGGATCGTCCCGCAATCCTTCCGAGAGCCAGGCCAGCAGCATCTCCGCCGCCAGACTCGACGGACTGAACCGCTGCCCGCCTTCATGGGGCACGCGTCCGACGCCTTTGAGGAAGATGAGGCTCTGCTCGGCGTTGTGCCGGCCCGTCCGCCGCCCGAATTGTTCCCGCGTCAGTTGGGCATAATCGAAGCTCGGATCATCTCCGCGCAGGGAGAGGCGAAAGCCGTTTTTGCCGCTCGGTGTGCCGTGGCAGGCCCCCATATTGCAGCCGCCGACGTTGAGCGCTGCCACCACATCCCGCCGGAAACTCACCGGCTGGTCCTGTTCCATCCCCTGCACAGTGACTGGCAGCCGGACCGTTTGACTGCCCGCCTGCACGATCAGCGTCGCGCTTCCATTCTGCCGCGGGCGGAGGAACAGCCCCTCCTGCACCTCCACAATCCCCGCCGGTTCCACACGCACCGCCGCCGCGTGGGTCAGGTCCCGCACCGAACCATCCGCATACTGGCCGCTGACGAGCACCTGCTGGGCGGAGCGCCGACCCTGGAGCGTTACCGCTTCCGGCGCCACCACCAGCCGCACCGGCTGCCCGATCACACGCTGCCGTTCCTCCGCCTCCCGCGGCGGCGCCCCCCAGGACCACCCCAGGCTCCCCAACCACAGCACGGCTGCCACACCGGCACTCAACACACGGCGATCCATGACTCGTTCCTCACGAACTTGCAGGCGGGAATGCCATCGTTCAGTCGGCAGGCCGGACGCTTCCGTCCGGGTCTTCAGGAGGGACCGAAAAGCTCACGCTTTCGGCGAATACGTCGAGATTAGTTTATCCGATCCACCGGTCGAATGCGAGAGAAAAAATTTTGCCCGCCATTCTGCACTACGAAGGAAAGCCCAGAGCACCGCCTTTGCGCCGAGCGGATCAGCACCGCGGCCTCTCCACCGCGCTAGCCCTGCCACAGGGCAAAAAGTGGCTGCGCCACGGGGGTCCTTGTTTCTCCCTGGTAGGTCCTGTTTCCCGGAGTCCTTTTCCCCCCAGCAAAGATAATCCCGCATCCGAATGCACCCGGAGGGAGTCGAACCCCCAACCCTCGGTTCCGAAGACCGATGCTCTGTCCAGTTGAGCTACGGGTGCCTACCGGCGGCTGGTTGCTCCTCGCCAGCCGGGGACTAACCGCGCCGGGGAAAGTCCCATCCGACTTCGGGAATCCGGATTTTGATTCGGAACTCCCGCTTCAAATCGGGAAATCCCCAGCCTGAATCCGGCACATCCCTCACCAGAGCCGAGGAAAATCGCCCCGTTATTTCAGTGTAAGAGGCAGCGGTGTTGGACTCAAGAGGCAGGTCAAGCAACGGGCAGGGCGGGGTGCAACTAGATTCTCTGGGGGTGGGGGCTGAAGCCGCGAGGTGTTTCCCCAGACTAGCAGAGCTGCCCGGCAGGGAACTCCCAGAAAATCTGGCTGCCCCCTTGCGAACAGTTCCTCCCAATCGCTCTTGGCGGGGGTTGGGCAGTGGCGTTACAGTCAGCGGTGTGCGATCCCCCCTTCGGGATTCCGGTGGAGTAGAGTCAAGTTAAGCATCAGCAGACGGATCAAAAGGAGTAATGGCGAGGGGATCAGCGGAGGAGCAACCAGAAGAATCGGCGGAAGAATGATGGGAGGGGTCAGCGGCGGGGGAACGGTCGCGCCAGTTGAGAGAAGCCGGCGGTTTCCTGGCGTGAGATAGAGCGGCCGCCTTCCCTTCCCAGCCTACCATCTGTCGGGCAGAGGCCATGTGGGCATGAGTGGGTGGACCGAGCAGCAGCGGGAAGCAATCACGCGCCGGAATACCTCGGTGGTGCTCTCGGCGGGGGCGGGGTGCGGGAAAACATTCGTGCTCACGCAGCGGTACGTCAGCCATCTGGAATCGGATGGGGCGACGCCGCGGCAAATAGTGGCCATCACCTTCACGGAACGGGCCGCGCGGGAAATGCGGGAGCGCATCCGGCGGGAATTGCGCCAGCGCTGGCAGCAAAGTTGGCAGCAAAACGATCCGCAGGCATTCGCCCGCTGGCAGACCCTGCTCCTGGAGCTGGAACAAGCCCAAATCACCACCATCCACGCGTTTTGCTCCGCTCTGCTGCGCCGCTATGCCATCCCCGCGGGTCTGGACCCCTCCTTCACCGTCCTGGACGAACTCCAAGCCGTCACCTGGCAGCAGGAACATATCCGGGAAACCCTACCCCGCCTGCTGCTGCACTCCCAGGCTTCCGCCGCAGAGAGTTTGCGCCAACTTCTGCACTATTTCAGCTACTCGGAACTCCTCCGAGCCATCGAGGGATTGCTCGCGCAAGAGGATTGTCCGGCCTGGGAAGAATGGCTGCGACGTTCCCCGGAGGAGATCGTCGAGTTTTGGCGGGAGCAGGCGGTGCATCTGCGGAGTCTGTGGGTCCGGCACCTGCGGCGAACCGATCCCCGCTGGGTGGCCGTCGAACGGCTGCTGCCCCGGCTCGCGGTTCACTCCAACTCCCTGGGCCGACTAGCGCAGACGCTGGGGCAACTTCTGAAAGAACTGAGCCAGCCGTCCGCCTCCCCGGACACCCTGGATCGCCTCCGCGAGGCCGCCCGCATCCAAGGCATCCCCCGCAAAGACTGGCCGGATGACACTCTCAAGGAACAAACCAAGACAATCCTGGCGGACTTCCGCGAGGCCCTGAAGCGTGACGCCGAGACGTTCGACTCCCAGCTCTGGCAAACCGAGGCCGAGGGAATCCTCCAGGCCGCCCGGATCAGCCAGCACTGGCTAGCGGTCGCTCTCTGGGTCGCCAAAGACGCCCACCGGCGCAAAAGCCAAGACGATGCCCTGAGCTTCCAGGATCTCCTCCTGCGCTGCCGCGACCTGGTCCGCGACCACCCCAACATCCGCAAGGAACTCCAAGATCAGTACCGCTTTCTGCTCCTGGACGAATTGCAAGACACCGACCCCGTCCAGATGGAATTGATCAAGTGTCTCTGCGGGGATCAACTGACGAGCGGCAAGCTCTTCGCCGTCGGGGATCACAAGCAATCGATCTATCGCTTTCGGGGTGCGGAGGTGGAGTTATTTCTCCAGTTGCGCCAGCAGATGCCGCCGGAGGGCCGACTCGATCTGACACGCAATTTCCGCTCCCAGGCCGGGGTGCTGCACTTCGTCAATGCCCTATTTCGCCAGCATCTGAGCGAGTATGTACCGTTGGAGGCGCACCGAAGGACCGAGGGGAGCGAGGTGCCGGTCGAGTTTCTCTGGGTTGTACCGGCGGTGGCGGATCAAGCCGAGGGGAAAGCCGAGAGCAAGGAACAGGAGGAGGAAGCGGGGAAGAAGCCCAGCGAGGAGGGGGAGGAAGACGGGGAACACGAGGGTCCGGCGAGGCAGCGGCGCCGCCTGGAGGCCGCCGCCGTCGCCCAGCGCATCCAGGAGCTGCTCGCCGATCCGACTCCCCGGCTCTGGGGCCGGGACACCCAGCCGCGCCGCCTGAGACCGCGGGACATCGTGCTCCTGTTCCGCGCCATGACCCACGTGGACATCTACGAAGCCGCCCTCCAGGAAGCGGGGATCGATTACTACCTGGTCGGCGGGTGGGCCTTCTTCGCCCAACAGGAGATTTACGACATCCTCAACGTGGTACGAGCTATCGAGAATCCGCACGACAGCATCCCCCTGGCTGGCGCCCTGCGCTCCCCCCTGCTCCAGGTGTCGGATGACAGCCTGGCGATCCTGGCCCAGCATCGGGACGGCTTATGGGGCGGCTTGCGGGACGCCGCCTGGCAGCAACAACTGCCTGCTGCGGAACAGGAGGTGGTCCGCCGGGCCGCCCGCCTCTTGCAGCAGTGGCAACGGCAGAAGGACCGCTTGCCCTTAGCCCGGCTGTTAGGGCAGATTGTGGCCGACACCGCCTACGACGCTGCTTTGCAATTCGAGCCGCTGGGGGAACGTAAGCTCGCCAACCTCTGGAAGATTCTCGATCTGGCCCGCGAGTTTGAGCAAGGCGGCCTCTTCGGCCTCCATGAGTTCGCCGACCGCCTCCAGGACCTCATCGCCCGCCAGCCGAAGGAGGAGCAAGCCGCCACCGTCCCTGAAGAGGCGGATGTCGTCCGCTTGATGAGCATCCATCAAGCCAAGGGCTTGGAGTTTCCAGTGGTGTTCCTGCCGGACCTGGCCGGTGCGCGCCGCAGCGGCTGGACCGCCCCCGTCCGCTGGCACCGCACCCTGGGATGCCTCGTCCAACTCCCCAGCGAATGGAAAATGCTCCCGGAGGGCCAGGAAACGCTTCCCTTCTCCCCTCTGCCCTGTCAACTTGGCCAGAAATGGGATGCCCTGGCCGACACCGAGGAAGAATGGCGCATCTTCTACGTGGCCTGCACGCGTGCCGCCGACCGTCTCATCCTCTCCGCCGCCCTTCAACGACCCCTCGAACCCCACGAGTCTACCTTGCCCCTTCAGCACAACCCCTGGACCCTCTTGCTGGAGGATCGCTTCGACCTCATCCATGGCGTATGCCGAGACCCGGCGGAGTCCCTCCAGGTCCGCGTGCGTTTCGTGGAAGCCCGCCAACTTACCGCTTCACCCCTCGACATCACTGCGGGCACCCACCCCAACTCGGCCACCGAAGCTCGCTCGGAAATCCCCGCACGGGGAATGCCCGCAGAGATAAACCCTAACGTGGCTACGGAACCCAACCCCCTCCGAACCGATCCCTTCGCCTCGTGACGGAAGTATGGAGGCGTCCCCGACAACTTTCCAGCTTCGACACCAGATTCTGAAAACGGCGGGCACCGCGGCTTCAATACTCAGCGTGTCCCGGATAGCGTGGGAAGGGAATGACATCGCGGATGTTGGTCAAGCCGGTGAGGAACAGGAGGGTCCGCTCCAGACCCAAGCCGAAGCCCGAATGGGGAACGGAGCCATAGCGGCGCAGGTCGAGGTACCAGCGATAGGCCTCGCGGTCCAGCCCTTGCTCTTGCAAGCGTTCTTCCAGGACCTCGTAGCGGTCCTCGCGCTGGCTGCCGCCGATGATTTCTCCCACACCGGGAACCAAGACATCCATCGCCCGCACGGTCCGGCCATCGTCGTTGACCTTCATGTAGAACGGCTTGATGGTGCGGGGATAGTCGTAGAGGATGACCGGGGCGCGGAAGTGTTCCTCGGCCAAGTAGCGCTCGTGCTCACTCTGGAGGTCCTTGCCCCATGCGATGGGGAACTCCCAGACGCGGCCTGCCCGGCTGAGGATGTCCACGGCTTCGGTATAGCTAATCCGCTGGAAGGGAGTTTCCAGCACGTGTTGAAGCCGGGGTAGCAGATGCGGATCGACCCGCTCCTGGAAAAACTGCATATCCTCGGCGCAGTCCCGCAAAGCATCGGCGATGATGCGCTTGAGGAAGGCTTCGGCTAGGTTCATGTTGTCGGCCAGCTCGTAGAAGGCCATTTCCGGTTCGACCATCCAGAACTCGGCGAGGTGGCGGGTGGTGTTGGAGTTCTCTGCCCGGAAGGTGGGGCCGAAGGTGTAAACCTTGCCCAGGGCGCAGGCATAGGCTTCCGCCTGCAACTGCCCGCTGACGGTCAGATAGGTCGGCTTGCCGAAGAAATCCTGGGTGTAGTCCACCCGTCCCTGCTGCCGGGGAAGGTGCTCCAGGTCCAGGGTGGTGACGCGGAACAGAGCGCCGGCCCCTTCGCAATCGCTGGAGGTGATGATGGGGGTGTGAATGTAGTAAAAGCCGTTCTCGTGGAAAAACTGGTGAATGGACAGGGAAACGCGGTGGCGGAGGCGGGTCACCGCACCGAAGGTGTTGGTCCGGGGCCGCAGGTGGGCAATGGTCCGGAGGAACTCGTAAGTGTGGTTCTTCTTCTGAAGCGGGTAGGTGTTGGGGTCGGCATCTCCGAGCAATTCCACCTGTTGGGCCAATAGCTCGGTGGCCTGTCCCTTGGCCGGGGAAGCCTGAATCACCCCTAGCGCCCGAATGCTCGCCCCGGTGTGCAGATGCTTGACGACTGTTTCATAGTTAGGCAGACTCGCCGGCGCCAGCACCTGTAAGTTGCCCAAACACGAACCATCATTGACCTCGATGAAACTCAAGCCCGCTTTGGAATCTCGCCGCGTCCGCACCCAACCCCGGATGCACACCTCCCGGCCGATCGCCTCCGGACGCCGCGCCTCGACGACACGTATCGTTTCCACAACCTGCCTCCTGGAAATGTCTGGAAAACCTCACCCACCAGTTTCCTCGGTGGTTCGAACCAACCCTTCCACCCTTTCCCAGCGGATGGCTCTGTTGAAACTCTTCCCTCCCCGAACGGGAAATCTCTCCTCAGCCCGACGGAACGAGAACGAGAATGAGCCAGAAGGCGAGAGAGATTACCGCCTGCCATCAGCCTAGCGGACAGCACTCGTGAGGAAAAGCTGCTTCCCTGCTGCCGCGATGTCTCGCCATTCCTCATCTTACCCCACCTGAAAACCCGAAACTTCCCCACTATCTTTCAAAGGGTTGTACCGAACTTTCGGGAGGGTTGTATCAAAACCCAGAGTCTCGCCTCTGGAACCCGGAGTCTCCCCTTCTGGAAAGGTCAAGGAGGTGGAATGGCCAGCAAGCGGATAAAAAAGTCAGATTTGTCCCCTTGCTCCAAGGGGAAGGGGGGGTATAAGGTGACTTTGTGAAAAGAGCGGCAAAGTAGGGTTGACGTTGCCCGCGTGCCAGCATAAGCCAGCAGCAGCCGCCGCGGTGTGAGGTGAGCGTACACGACGGTTCGGGAGGAACAAGAGAAGCCGCGAGA
This window of the Thermogemmata fonticola genome carries:
- a CDS encoding UvrD-helicase domain-containing protein, translated to MSGWTEQQREAITRRNTSVVLSAGAGCGKTFVLTQRYVSHLESDGATPRQIVAITFTERAAREMRERIRRELRQRWQQSWQQNDPQAFARWQTLLLELEQAQITTIHAFCSALLRRYAIPAGLDPSFTVLDELQAVTWQQEHIRETLPRLLLHSQASAAESLRQLLHYFSYSELLRAIEGLLAQEDCPAWEEWLRRSPEEIVEFWREQAVHLRSLWVRHLRRTDPRWVAVERLLPRLAVHSNSLGRLAQTLGQLLKELSQPSASPDTLDRLREAARIQGIPRKDWPDDTLKEQTKTILADFREALKRDAETFDSQLWQTEAEGILQAARISQHWLAVALWVAKDAHRRKSQDDALSFQDLLLRCRDLVRDHPNIRKELQDQYRFLLLDELQDTDPVQMELIKCLCGDQLTSGKLFAVGDHKQSIYRFRGAEVELFLQLRQQMPPEGRLDLTRNFRSQAGVLHFVNALFRQHLSEYVPLEAHRRTEGSEVPVEFLWVVPAVADQAEGKAESKEQEEEAGKKPSEEGEEDGEHEGPARQRRRLEAAAVAQRIQELLADPTPRLWGRDTQPRRLRPRDIVLLFRAMTHVDIYEAALQEAGIDYYLVGGWAFFAQQEIYDILNVVRAIENPHDSIPLAGALRSPLLQVSDDSLAILAQHRDGLWGGLRDAAWQQQLPAAEQEVVRRAARLLQQWQRQKDRLPLARLLGQIVADTAYDAALQFEPLGERKLANLWKILDLAREFEQGGLFGLHEFADRLQDLIARQPKEEQAATVPEEADVVRLMSIHQAKGLEFPVVFLPDLAGARRSGWTAPVRWHRTLGCLVQLPSEWKMLPEGQETLPFSPLPCQLGQKWDALADTEEEWRIFYVACTRAADRLILSAALQRPLEPHESTLPLQHNPWTLLLEDRFDLIHGVCRDPAESLQVRVRFVEARQLTASPLDITAGTHPNSATEARSEIPARGMPAEINPNVATEPNPLRTDPFAS
- a CDS encoding sensor histidine kinase codes for the protein MFWRLFATYLLLVAAVVGLVGIALYQRAEVLFYESVQEVAAIVVVVLGLAAGAAYLLARRFTRPLQALMDGARRIAAGDFQHQIRSRGPRELAALAEAFNAMSRRLAETFNLLEHDREQLRAILSGMVEGVVAIDEQHRIVFANQRAGELLGFDRKAVVHQSLEQALRQPGLLEIIHKGLAASEPYREELEWKGPPPRSLGVYVSRFQGHGMPGAVIVLHDTTELRQAERLRQDFVANVSHELKTPLAVIKSSVETLVDGAAEEPESRHLFLQQIVREADRLEELIKDLLSLARIESGHLRLEPQAIPLERAISECLERHHPRAESKTLTLVEKPPKDGPADLAVWADPDALRQILDNLVDNAIKYTPNGGRITIRWSGTADTVSFEVEDTGVGIPAADLPRVFERFYRVDKARSRAVGGTGLGLAIVKHLVQAMKGQVRASSTVGKGTTFRVTLPRALPLTASPAERTSERSVASTVEQAAERSSERPGERTSERIADRPSDLSAEQPAGQSPTTTPV
- a CDS encoding DUF1549 and DUF1553 domain-containing protein, which translates into the protein MDRRVLSAGVAAVLWLGSLGWSWGAPPREAEERQRVIGQPVRLVVAPEAVTLQGRRSAQQVLVSGQYADGSVRDLTHAAAVRVEPAGIVEVQEGLFLRPRQNGSATLIVQAGSQTVRLPVTVQGMEQDQPVSFRRDVVAALNVGGCNMGACHGTPSGKNGFRLSLRGDDPSFDYAQLTREQFGRRTGRHNAEQSLIFLKGVGRVPHEGGQRFSPSSLAAEMLLAWLSEGLRDDPANLPPLQEVRVQPGPRVQTAPARWQQLAVLARFADGHQRDVTRLSNYSSSDPSIAEVSPNGLVEFKRGGEVAILVRYLDQLVSVRLTYLEPKEGFRWPNPPEHNFIDKHVYAKLRQMNLAPSELSRDGDFVRRVYLDVLGRLPTVAETQAFLQDRDPRKREKLIDQLLEMPEFADFWALKWADVLRSSRKTIQLKGSQGLQAWLRGHLLRNTPWDEVVRELLTATGNTFSHPPANYYRVARDPQSLAETTAQLFFGIRLQCAKCHNHPFERWTQDDYYGFAAWFARVKLRPEPVLGSRPNGPPAAEVVYVERSGEVTQPRSGRVMKPRFLGAGEKEVDPSQDRRDLLAAWLTAPDNPFFARSVVNRVWFHLMGKGIVDPVDDFRDSNPPSNDELLRALAADFAAHKYDLKHLIRTILKSRTYQLSAQPNEFNADDDKYFSKAVTKLLTAEQLLDALCDLTGVPEKFAGLPLGTRAVQLPDGEVNHPFLKAFGQPARELACECERESEGNLGQALQLINGPTVNEKVRNPNNRLGKLLAANASDEAILDELYLAAYCRLPTAEERSKVQEHLRKNPDRRKAWEDVLWAIINTREFLFRH
- the asnS gene encoding asparagine--tRNA ligase, with amino-acid sequence METIRVVEARRPEAIGREVCIRGWVRTRRDSKAGLSFIEVNDGSCLGNLQVLAPASLPNYETVVKHLHTGASIRALGVIQASPAKGQATELLAQQVELLGDADPNTYPLQKKNHTYEFLRTIAHLRPRTNTFGAVTRLRHRVSLSIHQFFHENGFYYIHTPIITSSDCEGAGALFRVTTLDLEHLPRQQGRVDYTQDFFGKPTYLTVSGQLQAEAYACALGKVYTFGPTFRAENSNTTRHLAEFWMVEPEMAFYELADNMNLAEAFLKRIIADALRDCAEDMQFFQERVDPHLLPRLQHVLETPFQRISYTEAVDILSRAGRVWEFPIAWGKDLQSEHERYLAEEHFRAPVILYDYPRTIKPFYMKVNDDGRTVRAMDVLVPGVGEIIGGSQREDRYEVLEERLQEQGLDREAYRWYLDLRRYGSVPHSGFGLGLERTLLFLTGLTNIRDVIPFPRYPGHAEY
- a CDS encoding pyridoxal-phosphate dependent enzyme is translated as MSGEYACDLAAVQAAANRLHGVVHRTPVMHSRSFDQRAGRRVLFKCENLQKVGAFKFRGASNAVRLLPEAAARRGVVTHSSGNHAQALALAARQRGIPAYIVMPHTAPLVKRQAVADYGGQITLCEPTLAAREEAAARIAASTGAVLIPPFDHPDVIAGQGTVALEFLEQAPELEALVIPIGGGGLIAGCTIAAQGVRPSMRIFGAEPAGADDAARSKAAGQWLPQLQPQSIADGLLTSTGQLTWPVIRDRVERVFTVGDDEIRAAMRFLWERLKLIVEPSGAVPAAVVLSEAFRALPGLSTVGVVLSGGNVTLDRLYW